The bacterium genomic interval CCCACCCGGGTTCCCCCGCAGGTCGAGGACGAGCGCCCGCAGTCCGGTGCGGCGTAGCGAGAACAGGGCGTCGCGCAGGGCGTTCCCGACGCCGGGAACGAACTCGTAGATCCTGACGTATCCGATCCCCCCATCCAGCATCTGGCTGGTCAGCCCTGGGATCTTGATCGGCCGGCGGACGACCGAAAACTCAAGAGGGCCGGCCGCGTTTGGCCGCTCGATCTTCACGACGACCGTCGTCCCGGACTGCCCCCGGATCGACCCGCTGACTTCCTCAGATGATTTGCCGGACGTGACGCCGCCGTTGACCTCCATGATGCGGTCGAGGGCATGCAACCCCGCGGCGGCGGCGGGAGAGTTGGGAAACACCTCACGGATGTAGTACTGTCCATCGCGCTGCAGGAGCACGATCCCGATGCCGGTGAACGCCGCCTCGCCATTTTCTTTCCGCTTTTCCTCCTGGTAGGCCGAGGGCGGGATGAATCCCGTATGCGAGTCGTGGAGGCTTTCCAGCATCCCCGCGGTGGCGGAATACGCCAGGTCGGTGGGAGAATACCGTTCCCGAACCTTGCTCAAGATCTCGTCAAACCGCTGGGAGAACAGCACGCCGGCGCGCCGGTCGTCCACCCCGGGAGGAATCGGCCCATCGAACGGCGTGACGCCGGTGCGCTGGGACAGCGTGGCCAGCGCCGCATTCAGCATCGCCACCGCGGAGAGATGATCGACATAATTCTCCTGCAGCGTCTCGAGCGTGGTGACGACAAATGAGGCGTCGGCGGCCTCCGCCTTCGGCAGGGAGGGCGCGGCCAGCGCCACGACCAGCAGGACGGCGAGGACGGCAGATGCGAAACGATTCCGATTCATCGCTGTGTCTTGTCCTTCCGGGTCTGGGAGACCCTGTTATGCGAGACCCTCAATGTGTGTATTCAATACTCATAACATCCAACGCAGGGGACCATGGGTCTCTTCCATCTTTTCTAATGCCCCGTTCTTGACCGCCTCAGCCCCTCCCCGAGTTTCTTCGTCGGCCGTCCCGTCCGCGCCTCCCTCAGATCGCCCCGCTGAGGATCGGGACGGTTGTCGGACCGTCAGACGATCCCTGCGGTCCGTGCTCGACCGAGATCGCCACCGCCTGGTAGCGGCGGAAGTCGGCGTTGACCGGGATCACAATCGGTTGACCTGGAATCGGGCGGAACACCCCCGCGCTCTGCGGCTCTTGGCCCGCCACCAGCCACAACTGGTAGACAAAGCTGGCGCCGGGATCGCGCAGGTCGCTGACCACGAGTGCCCCTTGCCCCGTCGCTCGATCGTACACGAAGCGCACGTTCGCCTGCGTGGATCCACGAAGGGTCGCCGTGCGGGATGTGGGACTGGCGAGCACAACCAGGACGCGCTCCTGCGCCGCGAGGCGCGCGGAGAGGGCTCCCATGTGCGCGGCCAGCGTCCGGATGCGCTGAAACTGCACGAGCGTGATCCCACCGAGGATGAGGATCAACGCCGCGGCCACAGCCAGCCCAGCCCTCCAGAGGCCCGACGGGACGACGGCCGGGCGCCGGGGCCGCGTCACGGCGAGGGCGCGCTCCCGCAGTGCCGCCGGAGGCTCGATGGGAGCGACTCCGGCGGCGAGCTCCGCGGCCACGGCCTGGAGGCTGCTCAGCTCGTCTCGACATTCCCCGCACCCCGGCAGATGCGCCTCTACCGCGTGCGCCTCCTCGGGCTCGAGCGCATCGAGCGCGTAGGCCGGGATCAGATCGCGCAGTTCCTCGTGCGTCACTCTGTGACCTCCGCGGCCACTTTGAGGTGCCCTCTGAGCCGGCGCAGGCCATCGCGCATCCGGGTCTTCACCGTGCCGAGCGGGATCCCAAGCCGTCGGGCGATCTGCTGTTGTGTGTACCCACCGTAATACGCCAGTACGACGACCGTGCGCTGGGCCTCCGCTAGGCTCGCCAACGCCGCCCGCACCTCGGCCCCTTGCACCCGCTCGAGCGCCTGCCCGACCACGTCGGCGTCGTCGACATGAGACTCGGAGAGGGGTTCGACGGCCCGCAGGCGCTGCCGCCGCACCGCATCGACGCTCTTGTGATGGGCCATGGCGAGGATCCACGTGCGTGCGTTCCCCCGGCCCGGCATGAACGTCCCGGCCGTCCGCCAGATCGCCTCGAACACTTCTTGGGTGACCTCCTGGGCGGCCTGGGGATCCCCGAGCATCTTCCACGCCAACGAATAGACAAACCGGCTGTACCGATCGTATACGGCCGCAAATGACTCGACGTCGCCGGCGGCAACTCGCTCCAGGAGGCGGTCGTCACCCATCGATGCTCCGACGCTCATGATCCGCGCCGCTTTTTCGATTCCGCCAAGAAGCGCTCCTGTGGCCAGCATGTACCATCTCCCCAACCAGCCCTTCGCATGGGGAGACCAAACAGATGGGTCCGGGGCATCATGCGGGCCGGACCTTGAGGCCCATCCCCGCGACGGCGGCCAGCCGGGAGGCGGCACTCCCGCGGTTGACGGCCACTTCCACCACCCCGTCGCTTCCGACGAGCACAGCGGCCTGACCGGGTTGGACGTCGGCGAACGTTCTGGCGATCGCCGCCGGAAGGCCGGCCGAAGGGGTCTCGACGATCACGCCGCTTCCCCGCAGCATCCCCCCCAGAAGATCGCCGGGAATGCTGGTCACGAGGTTTCCAAACCGATCGATCCACAATATTTCCCCGATGAGCGTGGCGCCGTCGCGGCGCCCTGGGGAAAACGTCAGATCAACAAACGAGTCGGCCAGCACTCCCACGGCGGCAACAGCCGTGCCCGAAACCAGATGGGCCGCAGCGGGCGCAAACACATCCCGCCCGTGAAACGTGGCCGATACGGGTTGCCGCCACACCCCGGCATCGTTCAGCCGGTAGACGGCGGGGCTTCCCAGCCGGCGGGCGGCCGGAAGGAGCACCCCATTGTCTGGGCCCACGAATACCTGCCCCCCCGAGACGATGGCGAGGGCCGCGCGCGCGGTGCCGACGCCGGGATCGATCACCGCGCAGTGCACGGTGCCGGGGGCACAGGCGGCCACGACCGACCAGAGCAGGTACGCGCCCTCACGAATCCCGCCCGGAGGCACGTCGTGCGAGATGTCCAGCAAGAAGGCGTCGCAGCGCGCCGCGGCCGCGGCCTTCATCGCGGCGGGGTACGGAGAGCCGCGCCCGAAGTCCGACAGGAACGTGAGAAGGCGCACCCTATCCCGGGCGTGAATCGCAAAAGTCCATGATCGTCTCCGCGAGAATCCCCGCGCAGATCGCCACCGACGGCAGGTCCACGTATTCTTCCTCGGCGTGCCACCCCCCGCCCGCAGGACCGAAGATCACCGTCGGTATCCCCGCCTCGGCGAGCAGGGCCGCATCGAACCAGGGACTCATCCCGATATATTCGGGACTGTTCCCCGTGCGGCGCACGGCGGCGGCATCCAGAGCGCGGACGATGTCTGCGCCCCGATCCACCTCAAGCCCGGGGCGGCCGAGAGTGATCTCAACCGACGCCCGAAGCGCTGGGTCGATCTCGCGGACGCCGGTCAGTACGGCTTCCAGTTCCGCCCGCACATCATCGATGGTCTCGTCCGGCAGGGTTCGCCGCTCCACGACGAGCGTGCACGAGGGCGGGTACGTGCTCGGTCCTTCTCCGCCGGAGATAACCGAGGCGTGGATGGACGGCCGGCCGAGGAGCGGGTGCGATCGGCGGGCCAGGACTTCACGGTCCATCACATCGATGACGTGAAGCACGCGGCCCATGCCGACGATCGCATCGATCCCCGCACCGTAGTCGCTGCCGTGCGCCGCGCGGCCTTCGGTGCGAATCGTCGCCCAGACGAACCCCTTGTGCGCCACGCAGATCCTGAGGCCCGTCGGCTCGGTCACGATCGCCGCGTCCGCCCGGTAGGTCTGCGCGACGGCCGCGGTCCCGATGCTGGCGTCCTCCTCGTCGACGGCGAACGTGAGGAGGACATCTCCGCGAGGGCGGCCCCCGGCGGCCGTGACCGCCGCGACCGCGCCCACCATCGCGGCGAGCCCGGCTTTCATATCCGAGGCGCCGCGCCCGTAGAGACGATCGCCACGGAGCGCGGGCACAAACGGCGCCGTCATCCCCGCGGCTCCCACGGTATCGGTGTGCCCGTTCAGGAGCAGGCTGCGGCCGCGCGCCGGGTCGGAGCCTCGGAGCACGGCGACGACGTTCGGCCGGCCCGGGGCGACCTCGTGGACAGACACGGTCATCCCCAACCGCTCGCACTCGGCGGCGAGGCAGCGCCCGATCTCGGCCTCCCCCGCTCCCCCCGGGACGAGCACCGGATTGACCGACGGAATCCCGACCAACGTGCTTAGCAGACCCGTGATGGCGCCCTCGTCGACAAGGATCGGCGGCCGGCCGGTCATGGGATCACCGCTGGCACGAGGGGCAGTAGAACGTGGGGCGGCCGCCAAGGCGGCCATCCCGGATCGTGCCCCCGCACGTCCGGCACGGCTGGCCGGCTCGTCCGTACACCATCAGGCGGTACCGGCCGCGGCGTCCAAACGCATCTTCGAAGCCCGGCTCACCTCCCGCGCGAATCGCCTGGCTCAGGACCTGCCGTGTTTTTCGATAGAGCGTGCGGAGGTCTCCCTCGCTGAGCGTCCTAGTCTCCCGCATCGGCCTGAGGCGCGCGGCGAACAGGATCTCGTGCACCCACAAGTTCCCGATCCCCGCGATGCGGGCCTGATCGGTCAGCGCGTTCCGGATGGTTCCACGCGGCCGCAGGGCCCCTCGGAACACCGCGAGCGTAGTCCTCGTTCCCAGAGGGTCGATCGCCTTCGCCTCGCCGTCGGCATCGGCGCGAACGAGATGAAACTGGCTGAGTTGGAGATCCCGAAATTCGAGGCGCGTTCTATCACGAAACTCGAGCATCAGGCTCGTGCCCTCTCCCGGACGGGCGGCTTTGGAATGAAAGCGGATCACACCCCACAGCATATAATGGAACACGAGCACGCGGCCGTCGAGGGACATCCGCAGCGTCTTGCCCTGACGACGGACACCGGTGATCCGCGTCCCCCGCAGCGCCCGGGCAAACTGGGCGGGTGCATGTGAACGTACCGCGACCGGGCGCAGCACCGACACCCGCGCAATCGTCCTTCCCACGATGGCCCGGGTGAGGCTGCGGCGCGCCGTCTCGACCTCGGGCAGCTCAGGCACCGCGGACGGCCTCTTCGGCGAGCCCGAGGACCTCCGCGACGGCGCCTCCGGGCGCCACCGCCCCTTGTGCAAACTCCGGGGTGCCGCCGCCGCGTCCACCCGCCGAGCGGCAAATGTGATCGAGTACCGCGGCCATGCTGGGTCCGTCCCCCTGCGATCGCGCGAAGTACAAACGGCCTGTCGCCTCGTCCCCGGCCAGGACGACGCACGCCTCGCGGCCGGTGATCTCCCGCAACAACTGCCGGATCTCATTGGGGTCTCGATGGGACACGGCAACCCGCAGGATCTTTCGGCCCGCCGCCGCGGGAACCGCCGCCAGCCGTTCCGCGGCTTCATACATCAACAAGCGCGTTCGTGCTTCCGAA includes:
- a CDS encoding S41 family peptidase — its product is MNRNRFASAVLAVLLVVALAAPSLPKAEAADASFVVTTLETLQENYVDHLSAVAMLNAALATLSQRTGVTPFDGPIPPGVDDRRAGVLFSQRFDEILSKVRERYSPTDLAYSATAGMLESLHDSHTGFIPPSAYQEEKRKENGEAAFTGIGIVLLQRDGQYYIREVFPNSPAAAAGLHALDRIMEVNGGVTSGKSSEEVSGSIRGQSGTTVVVKIERPNAAGPLEFSVVRRPIKIPGLTSQMLDGGIGYVRIYEFVPGVGNALRDALFSLRRTGLRALVLDLRGNPGGLVDELRDISAALLPQSSPILQMTSRNGKTVVLETLQPPILPATIPIVTLVDEGSASASELLAAALQEANRAVIAGVKTAGAVEIGITVDLPEDAGLAVTVARLVSGKGVRLEGRGVIPDEQQPLETPALNLGHDTQFDRALTLLKQKLAQESHEQGHPAGVGTL
- a CDS encoding anti-sigma factor codes for the protein MTHEELRDLIPAYALDALEPEEAHAVEAHLPGCGECRDELSSLQAVAAELAAGVAPIEPPAALRERALAVTRPRRPAVVPSGLWRAGLAVAAALILILGGITLVQFQRIRTLAAHMGALSARLAAQERVLVVLASPTSRTATLRGSTQANVRFVYDRATGQGALVVSDLRDPGASFVYQLWLVAGQEPQSAGVFRPIPGQPIVIPVNADFRRYQAVAISVEHGPQGSSDGPTTVPILSGAI
- a CDS encoding sigma-70 family RNA polymerase sigma factor, with translation MLATGALLGGIEKAARIMSVGASMGDDRLLERVAAGDVESFAAVYDRYSRFVYSLAWKMLGDPQAAQEVTQEVFEAIWRTAGTFMPGRGNARTWILAMAHHKSVDAVRRQRLRAVEPLSESHVDDADVVGQALERVQGAEVRAALASLAEAQRTVVVLAYYGGYTQQQIARRLGIPLGTVKTRMRDGLRRLRGHLKVAAEVTE
- a CDS encoding SAM-dependent chlorinase/fluorinase, with product MRLLTFLSDFGRGSPYPAAMKAAAAARCDAFLLDISHDVPPGGIREGAYLLWSVVAACAPGTVHCAVIDPGVGTARAALAIVSGGQVFVGPDNGVLLPAARRLGSPAVYRLNDAGVWRQPVSATFHGRDVFAPAAAHLVSGTAVAAVGVLADSFVDLTFSPGRRDGATLIGEILWIDRFGNLVTSIPGDLLGGMLRGSGVIVETPSAGLPAAIARTFADVQPGQAAVLVGSDGVVEVAVNRGSAASRLAAVAGMGLKVRPA
- a CDS encoding ArgE/DapE family deacylase, coding for MTGRPPILVDEGAITGLLSTLVGIPSVNPVLVPGGAGEAEIGRCLAAECERLGMTVSVHEVAPGRPNVVAVLRGSDPARGRSLLLNGHTDTVGAAGMTAPFVPALRGDRLYGRGASDMKAGLAAMVGAVAAVTAAGGRPRGDVLLTFAVDEEDASIGTAAVAQTYRADAAIVTEPTGLRICVAHKGFVWATIRTEGRAAHGSDYGAGIDAIVGMGRVLHVIDVMDREVLARRSHPLLGRPSIHASVISGGEGPSTYPPSCTLVVERRTLPDETIDDVRAELEAVLTGVREIDPALRASVEITLGRPGLEVDRGADIVRALDAAAVRRTGNSPEYIGMSPWFDAALLAEAGIPTVIFGPAGGGWHAEEEYVDLPSVAICAGILAETIMDFCDSRPG
- a CDS encoding DNA-formamidopyrimidine glycosylase family protein, whose amino-acid sequence is MPELPEVETARRSLTRAIVGRTIARVSVLRPVAVRSHAPAQFARALRGTRITGVRRQGKTLRMSLDGRVLVFHYMLWGVIRFHSKAARPGEGTSLMLEFRDRTRLEFRDLQLSQFHLVRADADGEAKAIDPLGTRTTLAVFRGALRPRGTIRNALTDQARIAGIGNLWVHEILFAARLRPMRETRTLSEGDLRTLYRKTRQVLSQAIRAGGEPGFEDAFGRRGRYRLMVYGRAGQPCRTCGGTIRDGRLGGRPTFYCPSCQR